The following coding sequences are from one Oscillatoria sp. FACHB-1407 window:
- a CDS encoding PAS domain-containing protein, protein MIDLPGIAIQSKIYESPTSLVYRGIQMSDGRAIVVKLLKQDYPSPQELTRYRQEYAITHSLNLEGVVKAYSQQDYQRTLIILLEDFGGESLEQWMRQQSSFCPMSLPAFLQLAIALTDILGRIHANNIIHKDINPGNIVFNPGTGVVKIIDFGIATRFNRTNPTFKSPHRLEGTLAYLSPEQTGRMNRSLDYRTDFYSLGVTFYELLTGHLPFEATDVLELVHCHIAKQPIPPHEIGGVGFGVWGVEDALSSTANAIPEAVSDIVMKLVAKNAEDRYQSAWGIKSDLERCLHQLESTGQIQAIQLGLQDISDQFHIPQKLYGREAELATLLTVFDKVTGGDAESEQIDPTPHTPHPTPLMLVSGYSGVGKSALVQELYKPITAKRGYFISGKFDQFQRDIPYSAIAHALQQLVQQLLGEPDEQLQQWRSRLLSALGSNGQLIIDVIPGVELIIGKQPPVLDIGATEAQNRFNRVFQQFIRVFCAKENPLVIFLDDLQWIDSATLKLIELMLLDEQTKSLFLIGAYRSNEVNSTHPLALALERLRQQEAILQEIVLAPLTLEPLTQLVAETLHQEMKAVLPLAELVLRKTEGNPFFVGEFLRSLYSENLLSFHAEHLSWQWNIDQIQALNITDNVVELLLIKLKKLPEITQQFLRLAACIGAEFDLETLAIVCDQSPTIVFQSLLTAVQLGFIQPLSELDENLLVREYKFLHDRVQQAAYTLIDESQKQVVHLQIGRNLLEKTLPEELSERLFEVVDHFNHGIELVADQSERDEIARLNLIAGQKAKGAIAYRVAEKYLAVGRAWLAAYSWQTNYDLTLALYIETTEVAYLCGEFDQVETSVAIVLQEAKTVFDLVNVYEIKIQAYIAQGQPLQAIKTALQVLPQFGIKFTESPNQLDIQLELDATSRLFSDKSIEDLTHLPEMSEPNKLIAMRILSRIMIASWIAAPELMVLLVARQVSLSIEHGNAFSSPFAYANFGLILCGKSGDIETGYEFGKLALRLLSQSNTHSLTARTLLIVNTFIIHWKEHVRNTFQPLLRAYHNGLETGDLEYVAYAAHAYCFNFYAVGNELTEVAREIAKYNEAICQIKQETALTWNRIFQQMVANLMGYSDNPICLIGEFYNEDNQLAQHEVANDGTAIFDVYANKLFLCYFFSEYAQAVENAAIAERYLAQIVGTSFIPFYYLFDALARLAIYPESSVQIQAEILEKVAVNQEKMEYWAHYAPMNHLHKYHLLQAETARVLGQLLEAEEFYEQAIQGARDNEYLQEEALAYELAARFYLERGREKFAQTYMKEAHYCYERWGAIAKVNDLETRYPQFFAQPSSMPDALDLKASKTTSNTSHVAFDLAAVMRASQAISSEIELERLLNSLMQILIENAGAQTGCLLLENSGEWAIGASCELNDGENILTQVLQSVPIANRLCESIIQYVIRTHEFVILNDAAREGHFIHDPYIQQNQTQSLLCLPLLNQSKLIGVLYLENQLTTGAFTPERSQVLNLLSTQAAIAIENAKLYSKLRASESRMAQFLEAIPVGISIVDGAGRPYYFNQRATQLLGKGIDPSLIPNQLAEVYQTYLAGTEQKYPTEKMPIVRALSGDRTSVNDMDIRQNNVTIPVEVWGTPIFDEQGKVTYAIAAFQDITQQKQAEQLLADYNRTLEHQVSERTAELQESEAELRAREQELRLITDALPVAIGYIDAEQRHRFVNRTYEIWRSCSRDEILGKSIRELVDDTAYQVLEPYVNQALGGQATTFEAEILLPTGKKYLSITLIPDFDANAQVIGFYALNTDIGHHKKAEKVLRQSEAQFREQAILSAFRADVGSALAQSDRLSLMLHRCVEAVVKHFNAAFARIWTLNKDENILELQASAGMYTRLDGTYSRVPVGSFKVGRIAQDRCPLLTNNVFCESSIDQEWAEREGMVAFAGYPILLEEQLVGVIAMFARHPIPSSNFEALEFAAHEIALGIRRKQAEVALQASEAELRDVFDELRLREQELRLITDALPVCIAYIDANQQYRFVNHTYEIWCCCSRDEILGKSIREFVGNAMYLMTEPYINQALAGQTATFEAEMSLPSGNKYISTTLIPNLDGKAQVIGFYSLNVDISDRRRAEEASILEERNRMAREIHDTLAQAFTGILVHMGTVSRLVNTNPDAIQTHINTVRDLARSGLTEARRSVAALRPQALEDGNLWTALERFVATLQSSTETSLICEIIGTPYVLPAETENNLLRIAQEAFTNAIRYANATEIRIELVYESTQCFLQIRDNGQGFAANPTILNRGFGLMGMTERAERIGAQLSIESQLGQGTEVVVVIEV, encoded by the coding sequence ATGATTGACCTGCCTGGAATTGCTATTCAAAGCAAGATCTATGAGAGTCCAACCTCTTTAGTGTATCGGGGTATCCAAATGTCTGATGGGCGGGCAATTGTGGTCAAACTGCTCAAGCAGGATTATCCCTCTCCTCAAGAATTAACGCGCTATAGACAGGAATATGCCATTACCCACTCTCTGAATCTGGAAGGGGTAGTCAAAGCATACAGCCAGCAAGACTACCAACGCACGTTGATTATTCTCTTAGAAGATTTTGGTGGAGAGTCGCTGGAGCAATGGATGCGGCAGCAATCAAGTTTCTGCCCCATGTCCTTACCTGCATTCCTGCAACTGGCGATCGCACTCACCGATATTTTGGGCCGTATTCACGCCAACAATATCATTCACAAAGATATTAATCCTGGAAATATCGTTTTTAACCCAGGTACTGGCGTTGTTAAAATTATTGACTTTGGAATAGCTACCCGATTTAATCGCACGAATCCAACCTTCAAAAGCCCTCATCGTTTAGAAGGCACATTAGCCTACCTGTCTCCAGAACAAACCGGGCGAATGAATCGCTCACTTGATTACCGCACTGATTTTTACTCGCTTGGAGTCACGTTTTACGAACTTCTAACAGGACATCTGCCGTTTGAAGCAACTGATGTTCTGGAGTTAGTGCATTGTCATATTGCGAAACAGCCGATTCCGCCGCATGAGATTGGTGGTGTAGGGTTCGGGGTGTGGGGTGTAGAGGATGCGTTATCATCCACAGCTAATGCAATTCCTGAAGCGGTTTCGGATATTGTGATGAAGTTGGTGGCGAAAAACGCAGAGGATCGCTATCAGAGCGCCTGGGGCATTAAATCGGATTTAGAACGCTGTTTGCATCAACTTGAATCAACAGGGCAGATTCAAGCCATTCAGCTAGGGCTGCAAGATATTTCTGATCAATTTCACATTCCCCAAAAACTCTATGGACGTGAAGCAGAACTTGCAACATTATTGACAGTATTCGACAAAGTAACAGGGGGAGACGCGGAGAGTGAACAAATTGACCCCACACCCCACACCCCACACCCTACACCCCTAATGCTAGTCTCCGGCTATTCTGGTGTTGGCAAATCTGCGTTAGTGCAGGAACTCTACAAACCAATCACAGCAAAACGCGGCTATTTTATTTCTGGCAAGTTTGATCAGTTTCAGCGCGATATTCCCTACAGTGCGATCGCCCATGCCTTGCAACAATTGGTGCAACAACTGCTGGGTGAGCCTGATGAGCAATTGCAACAGTGGCGATCGCGTCTACTATCAGCGTTGGGCAGCAACGGACAACTCATCATTGATGTGATTCCCGGAGTAGAACTGATTATTGGCAAGCAACCACCCGTACTAGACATTGGGGCAACGGAAGCTCAAAACCGTTTTAATCGAGTCTTTCAGCAATTCATTCGAGTATTTTGTGCCAAAGAAAATCCTCTAGTGATCTTCTTAGATGACTTGCAGTGGATAGATTCGGCAACGCTGAAGTTAATTGAACTGATGCTGCTGGATGAGCAAACCAAATCTCTATTTTTAATTGGAGCCTATCGAAGCAATGAAGTCAATTCAACTCATCCACTTGCATTAGCACTGGAGAGGCTACGGCAACAAGAAGCGATACTTCAGGAGATTGTTCTAGCACCCTTAACCCTAGAACCGTTAACTCAGTTGGTTGCCGAAACGCTCCATCAAGAGATGAAGGCAGTTCTTCCTTTGGCTGAATTAGTACTGCGTAAAACAGAGGGCAACCCTTTCTTTGTTGGTGAATTTTTGCGATCGCTGTACAGTGAAAATCTCTTGAGCTTTCATGCAGAACACTTGAGCTGGCAGTGGAACATTGATCAAATTCAAGCTCTGAATATTACCGATAATGTGGTGGAGTTGCTGTTGATCAAGTTAAAGAAACTACCAGAGATAACTCAGCAGTTTCTTCGACTCGCCGCTTGCATTGGGGCTGAGTTTGATTTAGAAACGCTAGCGATTGTATGTGATCAATCACCGACAATTGTTTTTCAAAGCTTGTTAACAGCAGTACAGCTTGGATTCATTCAACCGCTTTCTGAATTAGACGAGAATTTGTTAGTTCGGGAGTACAAGTTCTTACACGATCGCGTTCAACAAGCTGCCTATACCTTGATTGATGAATCGCAGAAACAGGTGGTTCATCTGCAAATCGGTCGCAATCTGCTGGAAAAAACGTTGCCAGAGGAGTTATCAGAGCGGTTGTTTGAAGTTGTGGATCATTTCAATCATGGAATTGAGTTGGTTGCTGATCAATCTGAGCGAGATGAAATTGCCAGATTAAATCTAATTGCAGGTCAGAAAGCAAAAGGGGCGATCGCCTATCGTGTGGCTGAAAAATATTTAGCGGTAGGACGAGCATGGCTGGCAGCTTATAGCTGGCAAACTAACTATGACTTGACCTTGGCGCTGTATATAGAAACTACAGAAGTCGCATATCTATGCGGTGAGTTTGATCAGGTAGAGACTTCGGTAGCAATCGTTCTACAAGAAGCTAAAACGGTGTTTGACCTTGTGAACGTTTACGAAATCAAAATTCAAGCATATATTGCACAGGGGCAGCCCTTGCAAGCAATCAAGACAGCATTACAAGTTTTGCCACAGTTTGGAATTAAGTTTACCGAATCACCAAATCAGCTAGATATTCAGCTTGAACTGGACGCAACCTCGCGACTCTTTAGTGATAAATCGATCGAAGACCTGACTCATTTACCGGAAATGAGCGAACCGAATAAGTTAATAGCAATGCGAATTTTATCCAGGATTATGATTGCGTCCTGGATTGCTGCTCCTGAATTGATGGTATTACTGGTCGCTAGACAGGTCAGTTTGTCGATAGAGCATGGAAATGCGTTTTCATCTCCCTTTGCATATGCCAACTTTGGATTAATTCTCTGTGGAAAGAGCGGAGATATCGAGACTGGTTACGAATTTGGAAAACTGGCTTTAAGGTTGTTGTCCCAGTCTAATACCCATTCACTTACCGCCAGGACGTTGCTCATTGTAAATACTTTCATCATTCATTGGAAAGAGCATGTGAGGAACACGTTCCAGCCATTGCTAAGAGCTTACCACAATGGGCTAGAGACTGGAGACTTGGAGTATGTCGCCTATGCTGCACACGCTTATTGCTTCAACTTTTATGCAGTTGGAAATGAACTCACAGAAGTTGCACGAGAGATAGCAAAATACAACGAAGCAATCTGCCAAATTAAGCAGGAAACGGCGCTAACCTGGAATCGAATATTTCAGCAGATGGTCGCAAATTTGATGGGTTATTCAGACAATCCAATTTGTCTCATTGGTGAGTTCTACAATGAGGACAATCAATTAGCACAACATGAAGTCGCAAATGATGGAACTGCAATCTTTGATGTCTATGCCAATAAACTCTTTCTATGCTACTTCTTCTCCGAGTATGCTCAGGCAGTTGAGAATGCAGCGATAGCAGAACGATATTTAGCCCAAATAGTAGGCACCTCTTTTATTCCTTTTTACTACCTCTTTGATGCTTTAGCAAGACTAGCAATATATCCTGAGAGCAGCGTTCAAATACAGGCGGAAATTCTAGAAAAAGTTGCTGTCAACCAAGAGAAAATGGAGTATTGGGCGCATTATGCGCCGATGAATCATTTGCATAAATATCATTTGCTGCAAGCAGAGACCGCACGAGTTTTAGGTCAGTTGCTTGAGGCAGAGGAGTTTTATGAACAAGCGATTCAAGGGGCTAGAGACAATGAGTATCTTCAAGAAGAAGCGTTAGCCTATGAGTTAGCTGCCAGATTTTACCTGGAGCGGGGTAGGGAAAAGTTTGCCCAAACCTACATGAAGGAAGCACACTACTGCTATGAACGCTGGGGAGCGATCGCAAAGGTTAATGATTTAGAAACTCGTTATCCACAATTCTTTGCTCAACCATCAAGTATGCCTGATGCACTAGACCTTAAAGCATCTAAAACCACTTCAAACACCTCACACGTCGCTTTCGATTTAGCAGCAGTGATGAGAGCATCACAAGCAATTTCGAGTGAAATTGAATTGGAACGGTTGCTCAATTCCCTCATGCAGATTTTAATTGAAAATGCTGGGGCACAAACTGGATGCCTGCTCCTGGAAAACTCAGGAGAATGGGCGATCGGAGCTTCGTGTGAACTGAATGATGGTGAGAACATTTTGACACAAGTGTTGCAATCGGTTCCCATTGCAAATCGCTTATGTGAATCAATCATTCAATATGTGATCCGGACTCATGAATTCGTTATTCTCAATGATGCGGCTCGTGAAGGTCATTTCATCCATGATCCCTACATTCAACAGAACCAAACGCAATCACTTCTTTGTTTGCCGTTGTTGAATCAAAGTAAGCTCATCGGTGTGCTGTATCTAGAAAATCAATTAACAACTGGGGCATTTACACCAGAGCGATCGCAAGTTCTAAATTTACTCTCTACCCAAGCCGCGATCGCGATCGAAAATGCCAAACTCTACTCAAAGCTACGCGCGAGTGAAAGTCGGATGGCTCAATTTCTCGAAGCAATCCCGGTAGGGATTAGCATCGTGGATGGGGCGGGTCGCCCTTACTACTTCAACCAACGAGCAACTCAGCTATTGGGTAAAGGGATTGATCCGTCTCTGATACCCAATCAACTTGCAGAAGTTTATCAAACGTATCTGGCGGGAACGGAGCAAAAATATCCGACTGAGAAAATGCCAATTGTCCGGGCATTGAGTGGCGATCGCACCTCAGTTAACGATATGGACATTCGCCAAAACAACGTAACTATTCCAGTTGAAGTATGGGGCACTCCTATCTTTGACGAACAGGGTAAGGTGACCTATGCGATCGCAGCCTTTCAAGACATCACCCAGCAAAAACAAGCTGAACAGTTGTTAGCTGATTATAATCGCACCTTAGAGCACCAAGTATCAGAACGAACGGCAGAGTTACAAGAAAGCGAAGCAGAACTGCGCGCTCGTGAACAAGAATTGCGGCTCATTACAGACGCTCTCCCGGTTGCTATTGGTTACATCGATGCTGAGCAACGCCATCGCTTTGTCAACCGCACCTATGAGATTTGGCGTAGCTGTAGCCGAGACGAAATTTTAGGCAAGTCTATTCGTGAGCTGGTGGATGATACAGCGTATCAAGTGCTGGAACCGTATGTTAATCAAGCGTTAGGGGGACAAGCGACAACGTTTGAAGCAGAAATACTCCTGCCAACAGGCAAAAAGTACTTGAGTATAACCTTAATTCCTGATTTTGATGCAAATGCTCAAGTCATTGGATTCTATGCTCTAAATACAGACATTGGTCATCACAAAAAAGCAGAAAAAGTGTTGCGCCAGTCCGAGGCTCAGTTTCGGGAACAGGCAATCCTCTCCGCTTTTCGCGCCGATGTGGGCAGTGCCCTTGCTCAAAGTGATAGATTGTCCTTGATGCTGCATCGCTGTGTGGAAGCCGTTGTTAAGCACTTTAATGCTGCATTCGCCCGGATTTGGACGCTCAATAAAGACGAGAATATTCTGGAGTTACAAGCCAGTGCGGGAATGTATACCCGACTTGACGGCACCTACAGTCGAGTTCCCGTAGGTAGCTTCAAAGTTGGACGCATTGCTCAGGATCGCTGTCCTCTGTTGACCAATAATGTGTTCTGCGAGTCATCCATTGATCAAGAATGGGCAGAACGAGAAGGCATGGTGGCATTTGCGGGCTATCCCATCCTGCTGGAGGAGCAGCTTGTTGGCGTGATCGCAATGTTTGCCCGACATCCCATTCCGTCATCCAACTTTGAGGCATTGGAGTTTGCGGCTCACGAGATTGCATTAGGAATTAGACGCAAACAGGCAGAAGTAGCCTTGCAAGCCTCTGAAGCCGAACTGCGCGATGTCTTTGACGAGCTTCGCTTACGAGAACAGGAATTACGGCTCATCACAGATGCTCTACCTGTTTGTATTGCTTATATCGATGCTAACCAGCAGTATCGCTTTGTCAACCACACCTACGAGATTTGGTGTTGCTGTAGTCGGGACGAAATTTTGGGTAAGTCTATTCGTGAGTTTGTCGGCAATGCCATGTATTTAATGACTGAACCCTATATTAACCAGGCATTAGCAGGACAAACGGCAACCTTTGAAGCCGAAATGTCTTTACCATCAGGCAACAAATATATCAGTACAACCTTAATTCCCAACCTGGATGGTAAGGCTCAAGTTATCGGATTCTATTCTCTCAACGTAGATATCAGCGATCGCAGACGTGCCGAAGAAGCCTCAATTTTAGAGGAACGTAACCGCATGGCGCGAGAAATTCATGATACGCTGGCACAAGCCTTTACGGGGATTCTAGTTCACATGGGAACCGTTTCTCGATTGGTGAACACTAACCCTGACGCAATTCAAACCCACATTAATACGGTGCGAGATCTGGCTCGCAGCGGGCTAACAGAAGCGCGCCGGTCGGTTGCAGCACTCCGTCCTCAAGCGCTAGAAGATGGCAATCTCTGGACAGCCCTAGAACGATTTGTAGCAACGCTGCAATCTTCAACTGAAACCAGCTTGATTTGTGAAATTATCGGTACTCCCTATGTCCTACCTGCTGAAACGGAAAACAATCTTTTGAGAATTGCACAGGAAGCATTTACAAACGCTATCAGGTATGCCAACGCAACCGAAATTCGGATTGAGTTAGTGTATGAATCGACGCAATGCTTCTTGCAAATTAGAGACAACGGACAAGGATTTGCAGCCAACCCTACAATTCTAAATCGAGGGTTTGGCTTAATGGGAATGACCGAACGAGCGGAACGCATTGGGGCACAACTTTCAATCGAGAGCCAATTGGGGCAGGGAACCGAAGTTGTTGTGGTGATTGAGGTGTAG
- a CDS encoding four helix bundle protein: MGKLESYRDLEVWKVSMQLAREVYQSTEGMPKHELYGLTSQIRRASVSIPANIAEGYGRNYRKEYIQFLGIANGSLKELETLLLLAHDLDYIDDITNLMSLCESAGRLLNRLRQSLQRSTGSN, translated from the coding sequence ATGGGTAAATTGGAAAGTTACCGTGATTTGGAGGTTTGGAAAGTATCAATGCAGTTAGCAAGGGAAGTTTATCAATCGACAGAAGGTATGCCGAAACATGAACTATATGGATTAACGTCTCAGATTCGTAGAGCAAGCGTTTCTATACCTGCAAATATTGCTGAGGGGTATGGACGAAATTACCGTAAGGAATACATCCAGTTTCTTGGTATTGCTAATGGAAGTCTCAAAGAACTGGAAACATTGCTTCTCCTGGCTCATGATTTGGATTACATTGACGATATTACCAACTTAATGAGTTTGTGTGAAAGTGCAGGACGCCTACTCAATCGCCTTCGCCAAAGTCTTCAAAGATCTACAGGCAGTAATTAA
- a CDS encoding response regulator transcription factor gives MPHTLHPIPHTPIQVLIVDDHAIVRQGLAAMIENEPDMTVVGQAGDGLEAIALYQQLQPDVTLMDLQMPQMSGADATLAICAEFAHARIIILTTYDGDEDIYRALRAGAKGYLLKDAEPDALLSAIQIVHSGQQYIPSEVAAKLVERMNIPELSDREQEVVRQMALGLSNHDIGAALNITESTVKFHINRILSKLGVSDRTQAVITALKRGLAKL, from the coding sequence ATGCCTCACACCCTACACCCTATACCCCACACCCCTATTCAGGTTCTGATTGTTGATGATCACGCCATTGTTCGGCAGGGTTTAGCCGCAATGATTGAGAATGAACCGGATATGACGGTGGTAGGTCAAGCAGGGGATGGACTGGAAGCGATCGCCCTCTATCAACAGCTACAACCTGATGTCACCTTGATGGACTTACAAATGCCGCAGATGAGTGGTGCTGATGCGACGTTAGCCATCTGTGCTGAATTTGCCCATGCTCGCATTATTATACTAACCACGTATGATGGCGACGAGGATATTTATCGAGCATTACGTGCCGGAGCCAAGGGCTATTTACTCAAGGATGCCGAACCCGATGCACTGCTCAGTGCGATTCAGATCGTTCATAGTGGGCAACAATATATCCCTTCTGAAGTGGCTGCCAAGTTAGTGGAACGGATGAATATTCCAGAATTGAGCGATCGCGAACAAGAAGTTGTGCGTCAGATGGCGCTGGGTTTGAGTAATCATGATATTGGTGCGGCTTTGAATATTACCGAAAGTACGGTCAAGTTCCACATCAACCGAATTTTGAGCAAATTAGGCGTGAGCGATCGCACACAGGCGGTGATTACGGCACTGAAGCGGGGACTGGCTAAGTTGTGA
- a CDS encoding DsbA family protein, with amino-acid sequence MKTPFARMSDDLMNQNSHLNQLLVLPSQRDHYQGVLNASIVLVEYGNYQCPQCREVHQLIQEIQQHFSSEFPEENWLCVVFRHFIDEHLAYPQVQKAAEVAEAAAAQGQFWQMHDMLFTHQEALDDGYLVEYANRLGLDISQFLQDLSKQVHIDRINQDIQSGIQSGVTIAPALFINGIRYRDRWNVEQLMAAITTASY; translated from the coding sequence GTGAAAACTCCCTTTGCTCGTATGTCCGATGATCTGATGAATCAAAATAGTCATCTTAATCAACTCCTGGTTCTACCCTCACAACGGGATCACTACCAGGGAGTGCTCAATGCCTCAATCGTACTGGTGGAGTATGGAAATTACCAATGCCCTCAATGTAGAGAAGTCCATCAGTTGATTCAGGAAATTCAGCAACATTTTAGTTCTGAGTTTCCTGAGGAGAATTGGCTCTGTGTTGTGTTTCGTCACTTTATTGATGAGCATTTAGCCTATCCTCAAGTTCAAAAAGCAGCAGAGGTGGCGGAAGCAGCCGCAGCGCAAGGTCAATTTTGGCAAATGCACGATATGCTGTTCACCCATCAAGAAGCATTGGACGACGGCTATCTTGTCGAGTATGCCAATCGTCTAGGACTCGATATTTCCCAGTTTTTGCAAGATCTATCTAAACAAGTACATATCGATCGGATCAATCAAGATATTCAAAGCGGAATACAAAGTGGAGTGACGATTGCTCCAGCTTTGTTTATTAATGGAATTCGGTATCGCGATCGCTGGAATGTTGAACAGTTAATGGCAGCTATCACTACTGCAAGCTATTAG
- a CDS encoding GMC family oxidoreductase — translation MTHYDYIVIGAGSAGCVVANRLTQDSNTTVLLLEAGNPDTKPEIHIPGECLSLLGSEVDWGYFSEPEPYLDNRKIFCPRGKVLGGSSSINIMIYMRGNPHDYDHWQSLGNPGWSYQDVLPYFKKSEHQQRGASEFHGVDGELSVTDPIAPTVVSQRFVDAAIALGYDHNPDVNGMQQEGAGLYQLTIKDGKRHSAAAAFLVPILDRPNLTVMTGALVTRLLFKGTCTVGVEYLHEGTLHEVKVNREVILSAGVFDSPKLLMLSGIGDAEHLKAMGIPIVADLPGVGQNLQDHPVVSVAHEATQDLHPASTSSIGEANLFLHTEGNLDAAPDLQFLFGPVVLVPPGYTHSGLGFTSFVCLTHPHNIGSVSLRSPDPKDPPMIQVNFLQSEADVQKLVIGIKLLRNLFDASALDEFRGKEIAPGADKQSNAALVAYVRETCSTVWHPVGTCKMGTDPMAVVDSELRVHGIEGLRVVDASIMPTITTGNTNAPTIMIGEKAADFIRAGRTAKTVLSNAQNPAYSAI, via the coding sequence ATGACTCACTATGACTACATTGTGATTGGTGCAGGTTCGGCAGGCTGCGTTGTCGCCAACCGTCTGACTCAAGACAGTAACACAACCGTTTTACTCCTCGAAGCAGGTAACCCTGATACAAAGCCAGAGATTCACATTCCAGGAGAATGCCTCAGTCTACTAGGCTCTGAGGTGGACTGGGGCTATTTCTCTGAACCCGAACCCTACTTGGATAACCGCAAAATCTTTTGTCCACGCGGCAAAGTCTTGGGGGGCAGCAGTTCGATTAATATCATGATTTATATGCGGGGCAATCCTCATGATTATGACCACTGGCAGTCATTGGGGAATCCCGGTTGGAGTTATCAAGATGTGTTGCCCTACTTCAAGAAATCGGAACACCAGCAGCGCGGCGCGTCTGAATTTCACGGAGTTGATGGGGAGTTGAGTGTCACCGATCCGATCGCGCCTACTGTGGTATCTCAACGCTTTGTAGACGCAGCGATCGCACTCGGATATGACCACAATCCTGATGTCAATGGCATGCAGCAGGAAGGGGCAGGACTTTATCAGTTGACGATCAAAGATGGTAAACGGCACAGTGCTGCGGCTGCTTTTCTCGTACCCATTCTCGATCGCCCCAATTTAACGGTAATGACAGGGGCATTGGTGACTCGCTTGTTATTTAAGGGAACTTGCACTGTTGGGGTGGAGTACCTGCATGAGGGCACACTGCACGAGGTCAAAGTCAACCGGGAAGTGATTTTAAGTGCTGGCGTGTTCGATTCGCCCAAGCTGCTGATGCTGTCTGGTATTGGAGATGCAGAACACCTGAAAGCGATGGGAATTCCGATCGTGGCTGATTTGCCGGGCGTTGGACAAAACCTCCAAGATCACCCTGTTGTGTCTGTAGCACACGAGGCAACTCAGGATTTACACCCAGCAAGCACCAGTAGCATCGGTGAAGCTAACTTGTTTTTGCATACTGAAGGAAATCTAGATGCTGCACCAGATTTACAATTTCTCTTTGGTCCCGTTGTGTTGGTGCCGCCTGGTTATACCCACTCTGGTTTAGGATTCACAAGTTTCGTTTGTTTGACTCATCCCCACAATATTGGCAGTGTCAGTTTGCGATCGCCCGATCCCAAAGACCCACCAATGATTCAAGTGAACTTTCTTCAAAGTGAAGCGGATGTGCAAAAGCTGGTTATCGGGATTAAATTACTCCGTAACTTGTTCGATGCCAGTGCTTTGGATGAGTTTCGCGGTAAGGAAATCGCTCCGGGTGCCGACAAACAGAGTAATGCAGCACTCGTTGCTTACGTCCGGGAGACTTGCAGTACAGTGTGGCATCCGGTCGGCACTTGCAAAATGGGCACTGACCCAATGGCAGTTGTAGACTCCGAACTGCGGGTGCACGGAATTGAGGGGTTGCGTGTCGTGGATGCCTCCATCATGCCAACGATTACCACAGGCAATACGAACGCACCCACCATCATGATCGGTGAGAAGGCAGCAGATTTTATTAGAGCAGGTCGCACAGCGAAAACAGTTCTCAGCAATGCCCAAAATCCGGCATATTCAGCTATTTAG
- a CDS encoding SDR family NAD(P)-dependent oxidoreductase, with protein sequence MALITTPFGRHSTAAEVVKGIDLSGKRAIVTGAASGIGIETVRALAQTGAIVTLAVRNTDAGAQVAADITATTGNQNIHVVPLDLSDRNSIANFTAAWNEPLHILVNNAGVMALPEQRTPEGWEMQFATNYLGHFALVLGLHDALAADGAARIVSVSSSAHLMSPIVFDDIHFMFRPYDPWLAYGQSKTANILFAVGATARWFNDGITANALMPGAIATNLQRHTGGLKMPPERQKTIAQGAATSVLLATSPLLEGIGGRYFEDCNEAAIVTSGNGYMSGVAPYALNLDNADRLWDSSQKIFSDCTTPLETEAIT encoded by the coding sequence ATGGCACTCATTACAACACCATTCGGACGGCATTCCACCGCTGCTGAGGTAGTAAAAGGAATTGATCTTTCTGGCAAACGGGCGATCGTCACGGGAGCCGCATCGGGCATCGGCATAGAAACCGTGCGGGCACTGGCTCAAACTGGAGCGATCGTCACGCTAGCGGTGCGTAATACCGATGCTGGAGCACAAGTCGCGGCTGACATTACGGCTACTACTGGAAACCAGAATATTCATGTTGTTCCGCTCGATTTAAGCGATCGCAACTCGATCGCCAACTTCACCGCTGCCTGGAATGAACCGCTACACATTCTCGTCAACAATGCAGGCGTCATGGCCCTGCCCGAGCAGCGCACACCCGAAGGTTGGGAGATGCAGTTTGCCACCAACTATCTGGGGCACTTTGCCCTGGTACTCGGACTACACGACGCTCTCGCGGCGGATGGTGCTGCCCGTATCGTCTCGGTTAGTTCTAGTGCGCATCTGATGTCACCCATTGTGTTCGATGATATTCACTTTATGTTCCGTCCGTATGATCCGTGGCTGGCATATGGACAATCTAAAACCGCCAATATTCTCTTTGCTGTGGGGGCTACTGCACGCTGGTTTAACGATGGTATTACGGCTAATGCCTTAATGCCTGGTGCGATCGCCACGAACCTCCAACGTCATACGGGCGGTCTTAAAATGCCGCCTGAGCGGCAGAAGACAATCGCGCAGGGTGCGGCAACATCTGTCCTGCTGGCAACTTCTCCGCTCCTGGAGGGCATTGGCGGACGCTATTTCGAGGACTGCAATGAAGCTGCGATCGTCACCAGCGGGAACGGCTATATGAGTGGCGTTGCTCCCTACGCCCTGAATCTAGACAACGCCGATCGGCTCTGGGATAGCTCACAGAAAATATTTTCAGATTGCACAACGCCCCTTGAAACCGAGGCTATTACTTAA